One Drechmeria coniospora strain ARSEF 6962 chromosome 01, whole genome shotgun sequence genomic region harbors:
- a CDS encoding DUF300 domain protein produces the protein MGLACNNTLEEMRISPGSEILLVGPLNFHDLARVIAASCTLIATTLSLFLIWMHALHYTQPSEQRYIIRILFMVPVYALSSLFQLQWYWHAIYFQVISDCYEAFAIASFFALICHYVAPDLHSQKDFFRAMYPIKPWVMPVNWFAKCCGGDRGPWRTPKSGLTWFNIIWIGIYHYCFVRVAMTISAVITQYHGRYCESSNSPVFGHIWIIVINALAVTVAMFCLIQFYIQLKEPLAEQNLFLKIVAIKLVVFLSFWQSAAISVGTSTLKIVHSNKVLAYPDIKVGIPALLLCVEMACFAVLHLWAFPYAPYRVSAPPSFYPVANADKADSSAREKERVPPSGGFLGVLALFDAMLLWDFVKAFGRGMRWLFCGVKRRKEDVSYQLNRGDAVDLDHLPESKEAANSYDAISSRPRVDDRDGSRQDRYLMPTQPSGHGHGHAHGIASGGVAGAGYDESVALMENGQPNPYRGGDSRSPSRGPTPQGDRLAESPLPTHDDPQLRGTQAGRTKAQEAIGQALWGP, from the exons ATGGGCTTGGCCTGCAATAATACGCTGGAGGAGATGAGGA TATCACCCGGTTCCGAAattctcctcgtcggcccccTCAACTTCCACGACCTCGCTCGTGTTATTGCTGCCTCGTGCACCCTCATCGCCACCACCTTGAGCCTCTTCCTCATCTGGATGCACGCCCTCCACTATACCCAACCCAGCGAGCAGCGATA CATCATCCGCATCCTCTTCATGGTCCCCGTATACGCCCTGTCGTCCTTGTTCCAGCTCCAGTGGTATTGGCACGCTATCTACTTCCAGGTCATCTCCGACTGCTACGAAGccttcgccatcgcctccttcttcgcccTCATCTGCCACTACGTCGCACCCGACCTGCACAGCCAGAAGGACTTCTTCCGCGCCATGTACCCGATAAAACCGTGGGTTATGCCCGTCAACTGGTTTGCCAAGTGTTGCGGCGGTGACAGGGGACCGTGGAGGACGCCGAAAAGCGGGCTGACCTGGTTCAACATCATCTGGATCGGCATCTACCACTACTGCTTCGTACGCGTCGCCATGACCATTTCCGCCGTTATTACCCAGTACCACGGCCGCTACTGCGAGAGCTCGAACAGCCCAGTCTTTGGCCACATCTGG ATTATCGTCATCAATGCTCTagccgtcaccgtcgccatgtTCTGCCTCATCCAGTTCTACATCCAGCTCAAAGAGCCGCTCGCCGAGCAGAACCTTTTCCTCAAGATTGTCGCCATCAAGCTCGTCGTATTCTTGTCCTTTTGGCAGTCGGCCGCCATCTCAGTTGGCACCTCGACACTCAAAATTGTCCATTCGAACAAGGTTCTCGCATACCCCGATATCAAAGTCGGCATCCCGGCACTGCTCCTGTGCGTCGAGATGGCCTGTTTTGCCGTTCTGCACCTGTGGGCCTTTCCCTACGCCCCATACAGGGTCAGCGCGCCTCCGAGCTTCTACCCTGTCGCCAACGCGGACAAGGCGGAcagctcggcgagggagaaggAGCGTGTGCCGCCCAGCGGTGGCTTCTTGGGAGTGCTCGCCCTGTTCGATGCCATGCTGCTGTGGGACTTTGTCAAGGCCTTTGGCCGCGGCATGCGCTGGCTGTTTTGCGGCGTCAAGCGCCGCAAAGAGGACGTCAGCTACCAGCTCAATCGAGGGGACGCCGTAGACCTGGACCACCTGCCCGAGAGCAAGGAGGCCGCGAACTCGTACGATGCGATAAGTTCAAGGCCCAGGGTGGATGATCGCGATGGCTCGCGACAGGATCGCTACCTGATGCCGACGCAACCGTCCGGCCACGGTCACGGCCATGCCCATGGCATCGCATCCGGTGGAGTCGCTGGTGCTGGATACGACGAGAGCGTGGCCTTGATGGAGAACGGGCAGCCAAACCCGTACCGAGGCGGCGATTCGCGCTCCCCGTCCCGAGGGCCAACTCCTCAGGGTGACCGGCTGGCCGAGTCCCCGCTGCCGACCCATGACGATCCGCAGTTGAGAGGGACCCAAGCAGGACGGACAAAGGCGCAGGAGGCGATAGGGCAGGCTCTCTGGGGACCTTGA
- a CDS encoding hypothetical protein (related to regulatory protein RLR1): MPPKRKRPDRPSIDGGRPPPHHPEDVPQIYYEMGDAGSRDRGGYGALNRRDSNHGRRSSIHHNTQNVQNQTPSQAQSPPATMSKHPKTPSSPAVRKQPGPSPSVPTLNSPVPSQAAMEPAQRPAHSVRSLYFYDQLTDEKIRTWAEHGRQQIAEHGVQSREDMDSTELSDLFQEFVHAVVEARLDPTDAGTCVKEILGEDTSGIINSSYPFAPHSLFLDTLSIMVDNDPDLYRPSVKQFIVATGVSPTLMREILDAPLLQQLGLIRDNFARLGVRQATNLLYRQANYNLLREESEGYSKLITELFSTNSIPPPPPGKTFEKVKALIGTFDLDVGRVLDVTLDVTASILIKQYKFFVKFLRTSSWWPSSRLSDDSAFVGGLPAWAEPDYPHWVTSEEDEEINSRLKLDRDMAFWERARDVKLTAFFELGGRRVMEEHLQQDPATGGSGSGEAELDAAQKWIRETNTLPAPGNRVAAQLLGFKLRFYNSDIREKSDVLPANLLYLAALLIKIGFISLADLYSHLSPDDAEMEKVRDEEMEKQATEQRESHGGQMNALLMAGVLPQGEDDNPSAVNTTRRETAKRVEAEQKKVAVEEPVDNNKLQPPLEQKISLLTQLLTIGAIPESLFLLGRFPWAVEVFPDILQRIHRILHVCLDKVYNDSRPSPAISFPAKQMIDIDQTGMPKGSVRLTQPPAKKVWRWPFPDKNDTNENQNYRFYWDEWSDNIPVCQTVDDVFTLCGTLMNISGVRIGKDEALLSKLASIGAMSLADDQSDANRARWEELLRRLLLPALSHTKANTAVVRAIWELVKQYPLITRYNMYAEWFEGSISRLPAMKAVFSKSAAETRATMKRVSLTNLSEMAKRLAKTSYSSPGIVFKVAFEQLEVYSNLIEAFVECARYFTDLSYDVLVWSLLTSLGKSRSRVQENHALTTSKWLTALSRFSGKVFRRYSLLDSVPVLKYVDDQLFNGNSTDLVILKEFISSMGGIVDSVDFTDYQILSMAGGSWLRRHTLIRAQDKRFDSVKSSDRLMQALCDSKLAARLLINLSQYRQVAIYRVPEDEAHIKYLSSILDDSHQSLIQYIDFLWSNLEPAAFDAIVPSIPRLIRSFGLETDIAFLIGRASLAHRMFPWKDAKASRDAIEAAKAISDKEGDVTMSGTKPSAKVPSPSGATDGEDQQVGASLSPIVLGQLRANGKHQQKPDDHSLTRTVFTALHPIVNSIQGSVDPGVWERMTPEFYAIFWALQLGDLCFPENIYLQERTRLMGEWQALANDRSDMSRRALDRKAEKKKELMDISGYLLDELSDHGLRKAKWKFYLTKQFQVAFPDSAAKPEIIADLLLEHCFLPRVRLSPADVEYTYRFIKALHEWNAPGFRFMVFLDRLFNTNRLRTLIFSCTVREAEYLGRFLKLVLADLSRWHKNEVDKKAKSAKDALGDYDKEAKGPSDQPRIGFAIKVNNQGKPEGFVDHSHFRDMLFRWHKNINMALKSCLGGSEWMHIRNAITVLNAVLDHFPAVDFMGAQFLAQLQVISKREAAAKETTFSEEGGRVDLSVAAQGAMSELQRRKSRWMMVQAFRSNAVSDAVVTIVSRVDTVSKAAGTQLETDKPTHPLRPTAPEFRPQPSQPIARKPSAAEEEDGEVRDSKRRFSVGTPKDSLPSKPFDAIKDSKKDDYSRHNHRPMGHNLPNRPDVPIPALSTPERYGLGTAEKSGSPIAKVGRDHPTRTGRDGPENMPNGERRTAPVRCLVTTSLRDHIGFAAAPANDPAADAAMNPERAAFFGNDDAERTPDHAARRPESDRQPRGRSQTAADSMDMQSAERGTMAEDHKDSTPNSQGRPPRDEGRERIPRTASPHRSGRLQGYGPPAGYDDRQGRPFASDPRLDRDHRNRSPLPGNFRSDWATDRDAATDPMRSSPGFHRPGPRIPESDHRLPHQDQNYGRLNAIPSTSDIPLGPRGRGRGSTRGGYGGRPDGRLVPDTIRAPSPDRAPPSGPTNGRRFRGGFDHGGGFHMDRKQNYFGHGNDGSTASTTSAPPSRGVHPDRLAQLGTLPPHMPLPHGEGSYGRHPNSGDRHVSGTRQPYSAMDLSSMEPGVSTGPIPPGDRARGGGDRRQLAGINNMLQQSLTLPEASRNSGMRAQPRPLLGNSDAQVLTGGSAASTPGVDRQDVLWSGSNGAENQLRRDYRGDRPDRSSRSSRRGSRERERDASPRPGWDGEIKDQGEYRDRRSTGGVEAGNNERELRRPGRDGSGRDLMGFPPTDGRDLMAGREGGHRGEPRVGVSRAEDWVGGNAGGGGYRGVGRGGPRDGDGRPPEERHEVRDDRGRKRRSVDGVGHLTSEREKRPRR, encoded by the exons ATGCCTCCGAAACGCAAGAGGCCTGACCGTCCCTCCATTGACGGCGGAAGACCTCCACCGCATCATCCAGAGGACGTGCCTCAAATCTACTACGAAATGGGTGACGCCGGTAGTCGAGATCGAGGAGGGTATGGTGCGCTCAATCGTCGTGACTCGAACCACGGCCGACGATCGTCCATCCACCACAACACCCAGAACGTCCAGAACCAAACTCCCAGCCAAGCTCAATCGCCCCCTGCGACAATGAGCAAGCATCCAAAaactccctcgtcgcccgctGTCAGAAAGCAGCCGGGCCCTTCGCCATCAGTCCCGACGCTCAACTCGCCGGTTCCCTCTCAAGCCGCCATGGAGCCGGCTCAACGACCCGCCCATTCCGTCCGGTCGCTTTATTTCTACGACCAGCTCACAGACGAAAAGATTCGTACCTGGGCTGAGCATGGCCGTCAGCAGATAGCTGAGCACGGCGTGCAATCGCGCGAAGACATGGACAGTACCGAGCTCTCCGACCTCTTCCAAGAGTTTGTCCACGCCGTTGTTGAAGCCAGACTTGATCCTACCGACGCTGGAACCTGCGTCAAGGAGATTTTGGGCGAAGACACATCCGGAataattaatagttcctatcCGTTTGCGCCTCACTCTCTCTTTCTCGACACCCTATCCATCATGGTGGATAATGACCCGGACCTGTATCGACCTTCTGTCAAGCAATTCATCGTCGCCACTGGCGTGTCGCCAACCCTGATGCGCGAAATCCTCGACGCCCCGCTCCTGCAGCAGCTGGGTTTGATTAGAGACAACTTCGCCAGGCTAGGCGTCAGACAGGCAACAAATCTTCTCTACCGGCAGGCAAACTACAACCTGTTGCGTGAGGAGTCGGAGGGCTACTCCAAGCTCATCACCGAGCTGTTCTCCACCAACAGCataccgccgccgcccccggGCAAGACGTTTGAAAAGGTCAAGGCCTTGATCGGCACCTttgacctcgacgtcggccgagttCTGGATGTCACGCTTGACGTCACCGCTTCCATCTTGATCAAGCAGTACAAGTTTTTTGTCAAGTTCTTGCGAACCAGCTCCTGGTGGCCCTCTTCGCGATTGTCCGACGACTCCGCCTTCGTAGGAGGCCTGCCAGCCTGGGCCGAGCCCGACTACCCCCACTGGGTTAcgagcgaggaggatgaagagATAAACTCGCGCCTTAAGCTCGATCGAGACATGGCCTTTTGGGAACGTGCCAGGGACGTCAAGCTGACCGCTTTCTTCGAGCTCGGTGGAAGACGCGTCATGGAAGAACATCTCCAGCAGGATCCTGCCACCGGCGGTAGCGGCAGTGGCGAAGCCGAGCTGGACGCTGCCCAGAAGTGGATACGCGAGACGAATACCCTCCCTGCGCCTGGAAACCGAGTCGCCGCACAGTTGCTCGGTTTCAAGCTTCGATTCTACAACTCTGACATTCGCGAAAAATCCGACGTCCTCCCCGCCAATCTTCTGTACCTTGCCGCTCTTCTCATCAAGATCGGCTTCATCTCCTTGGCCGATCTCTACTCACACCTGTCCCCTGATGACGCCGAAATGGAAAAGGTTCGCGATGAGGAGATGGAGAAGCAGGCGACGGAGCAGCGCGAGTCGCATGGCGGACAGATGAATGCCCTGCTCATGGCCGGCGTTCTTCCCCAAGGAGAGGACGACAACCCGTCGGCCGTCAACACTACGAGGAGAGAGACGGCCAAGAGAGTCGAGGCAGAGCAGAAGaaagtcgccgtcgaggaacctGTCGACAATAATAAGCTTCAGCCGCCCCTCGAGCAGAAAATTTCTCTACTCACTCAGCTCCTGACCATCGGTGCCATACCGGAGTCGCTCTTCCTACTGGGTCGTTTTCCATGGGCCGTCGAAGTCTTCCCCGATATCCTCCAGCGAATCCACCGCATTCTTCATGTCTGTCTCGATAAAGTATACAACGACAGTCGACCGTCTCCTGCCATCAGCTTCCCCGCAAAACAAATGATAGACATCGACCAAACCGGCATGCCAAAGGGCAGTGTTCGCCTTACTCAACCACCCGCCAAAAAGGTCTGGCGCTGGCCGTTTCCCGATAAGAACGACACAAACGAAAACCAAAACTATCGTTTCTACTGGGACGAATGGTCGGACAACATCCCGGTTTGCCAGACTGTCGATGACGTCTTCACGCTCTGCGGCACCCTTATGAATATTTCCGGAGTCAGAATCGGCAAGGATGAGGCTCTCCTGTCGAAGCTCGCCTCCATCGGCGCCATGAGCCTGGCCGATGATCAATCGGACGCCAACCGCGCTCGCTGGGAGGAGCTGTTGCGACGCCTGCTGTTACCCGCACTCAGCCACACAAAGGCAAACACGGCGGTTGTCCGCGCCATCTGGGAGCTCGTCAAGCAGTACCCGCTCATTACCCGCTACAACATGTACGCCGAATGGTTCGAGGGTTCAATTTCTCGGCtgccggcgatgaaggcCGTCTTCTCGAAGTctgcggccgagacgagagCGACGATGAAGCGAGTATCGCTCACGAATTTAAGCGAGATGGCCAAGCGGTTGGCAAAGACCAGCTACTCGTCGCCAGGCATCGTCTTCAAGGTTGCTTTTGAGCAGTTGGAGGTCTACTCCAACTTGATCGAGGCATTTGTCGAATGTGCCAGGTACTTCACGGACCTCTCGTACGACGTTTTGGTGTGGTCGCTGTTGACTTCGCTCGGCAAGTCGAGAAGCCGCGTCCAGGAAAACCATGCCCTCACCACCAGCAAGTGGCTTACCGCCCTGTCAAGGTTCTCTGGCAAAGTCTTCCGACGATACTCTCTCCTCGACTCTGTACCGGTTCTCAAATATGTTGATGACCAGCTCTTTAACGGAAACTCGACTGATCTCGTCATCCTGAAAGAGTTCATCTCCTCCATGGGAGGCATCGTCGATTCGGTCGATTTTACCGACTACCAGATACTGTCCATGGCCGGTGGCTCATGGCTCCGTCGACACACCCTGATCCGAGCCCAGGATAAGCGGTTCGACAGCGTGAAAAGCTCGGATCGCCTTATGCAGGCGCTTTGCGACTCGAAGCTGGCCGCGCGATTGCTGATCAACCTCTCTCAATATCGACAGGTAGCCATCTACCGCGTTccggaggacgaggcgcaCATCAAGTACCTCTCGTCAATATTGGACGATTCTCATCAGTCCTTGATTCAATATATTGACTTCCTCTGGAGCAAcctcgagccggcggcgttTGACGCGATTGTGCCGTCTATCCCCAGGCTTATCCGTTCGTTTGGGCTCGAGACGGATATCGCGTTTCTGATCGGCAGAGCCAGCCTCGCCCATCGCATGTTTCCGTGGAAAGACGCCAAGGCGTCGCGAGACGCGATCGAGGCAGCCAAAGCCATCTCCGACAAGGAGGGAGATGTGACCATGTCAGGAACGAAGCCCAGCGCAAAGGTGCCCTCGCCTTCGGGTGCTACCGATGGCGAGGATCAACAAGTAGGTGCTAGCCTGTCGCCCATTGTTTTGGGCCAACTCCGGGCTAACGGGAAGCATCAGCAGAAACCCGACGATCATTCTCTCACTCGAACAGTCTTTACGGCATTGCACCCCATCGTGAACTCGATCCAAGGCAGCGTTGACCCGGGAGTCTGGGAGAGGATGACACCGGAGTTCTACGCCATCTTCTGGGCATTGCAACTTGGAGACCTCTGCTTCCCTGAGAACATCTACTTGCAAGAGCGGACCAGGCTCATGGGCGAGTGGCAGGCACTGGCGAATGACCGTTCAGACATGTCTCGCAGGGCACTGGATCGGAAGGcagagaagaagaaggagttGATGGACATCTCCGGCTATCTGCTAGATGAGCTCAGCGACCACGGGCTCCGAAAGGCGAAATGGAAGTTCTATCTAACCAAGCAGTTTCAGGTGGCCTTCCCCGACTCTGCGGCCAAACCTGAGATAATCGCCGACTTGCTGCTCGAGCACTGCTTCCTTCCCCGCGTTCGTCTGTCGCCCGCAGACGtggagtacacgtacaggtTTATCAAGGCACTTCATGAATGGAATGCGCCTGGTTTCCGCTTCATGGTCTTCCTTGACCGGCTTTTCAACACGAACCGACTGCGAACACTCATATTCTCTTGCACCGTCCGAGAGGCAGAATACCTGGGACGGTTCCTGAAGCTGGTCCTGGCGGATCTGTCGCGATGGCACAAGAATGAAGTCGACAAAAAGGCCAAGTCGGCCAAGGACGCTCTCGGAGACTACGACAAGGAAGCCAAGGGCCCTAGTGACCAGCCTCGCATCGGTTTCGCCATCAAGGTGAACAATCAGGGAAAGCCTGAAGGCTTCGTCGACCATTCCCATTTCAGGGACATGCTATTCCGATGGCACAAGAACATTAACATGGCACTCAAGAGTTGTCTGGGAGGTTCCGAATGGATGCACATCCGAAATGCCATTACGGTTCTCAACGCCGTCTTGGACCACTTCCCTGCCGTGGATTTCATGGGCGCACAGTTCCTAGCGCAGCTGCAGGTGATATCGAAGCGTGAGGCGGCCGCGAAAGAAACGACGTTCagcgaggaaggcggccgagtcgatcTGTCCGTTGCGGCCCAGGGCGCCATGTCCGAGCTGCAGAGACGCAAGTCGAGGTGGATGATGGTTCAGGCTTTCCGGTCAAACGCCGTGAGTGACGCAGTCGTGACGATTGTGAGCCGTGTTGACACCGTTTCCAAGGCGGCCGGTACCCAGCTCGAGACTGACAAGCCCACGCACCCGCtacggccgacggcgcctgAGTTCCGACCCCAGCCTTCTCA GCCCATTGCTCGGAAGCCATCCGctgcggaggaggaggacggtgAGGTGCGAGATTCTAAGCGACGCTTCTCGGTGGGCACTCCAAAGGATTCTCTGCCTTCGAAGCCTTTCGACGCGATCAAAGACTCCAAGAAGGATGACTACTCTCGCCACAATC ACCGCCCTATGGGACACAATTTGCCCAATCGACCAGATGTGCCGATTCCGGCCCTCTCTACGCCGGAGCGCTATG GCCTTGGGACGGCAGAGAAGTCAGGGAGCCCCATCGCGAAGGTTGGGAGAGACCATCCGACCAGGACCGGCAGGGACGGCCCCGAGAATATGCCGAACGGAGAACGACGGACGGCGCCGGTGAGATGCCTCGTCACGACCTCCCTCCGAGACCACATC GGGTTCGCGGCAGCGCCTGCGAATGATCCTGCGGCTGACGCAGCCATGAACCCTGAGAGAGCGGCATTTTTCGGCAATGATGACGCCGAACGAACCCCTGATcatgctgctcgtcggccagagTCCGATCGCCAGCCGCGAGGACGCTCCCAAACTGCAGCCGACTCCATGGACATGCAAAGCGCCGAGCGAGGTACAATGGCGGAAGACCACAAGGATTCCACACCGAACTCGCAAGGTCGACCACCAAGGGACGAAGGGCGCGAGAGGATACCAAGGACCGCATCACCGCACCGAAGCGGTCGACTGCAAGGGTACGGGCCCCCAGCCGGCTACGACGACCGACAGGGCCGGCCCTTTGCGTCGGACCCACGGCTTGATAGGGATCATCGCAATAGATCCCCGTTGCCAGGGAATTTCCGAAGTGACTGGGCAACGGACCGCGATGCGGCAACAGACCCGATGCGCAGCTCCCCTGGTTTCCATCGACCAGGCCCCCGCATTCCCGAATCGGACCATCGACTGCCTCATCAGGACCAGAACTATGGGCGATTAAATGCCATCCCATCGACATCGGACATTCCGTTGGGtcctcgtggccgaggccgaggctcgACTCGTGGCGGGTACGGCGGTCGTCCCGACGGGCGACTTGTGCCAGATACAATACGAGCACCATCGCCAGATCGAGCTCCGCCATCGGGCCCGACTAACGGTCGCAGGTTCCGTGGTGGGTTCGatcacggcggcggctttcACATGGACAGGAAGCAGAATTACTTTGGTCACGGAAATGACGGGTCAACGGCATCCACCACCTCGGCTCCGCCATCACGAGGTGTTCACCCCGACCGACTTGCACAGTTGGGCACGCTGCCGCCTCACATGCCGCTTCCCCATGGAGAAGGTTCCTACGGTCGGCACCCGAACAGCGGAGACAGACATGTGTCGGGTACGCGGCAGCCGTATTCGGCGATGGATCTTTCATCAATGGAACCGGGAGTGTCAACGGGCCCAATCCCGCCCGGTGATCGGGCGCGAGGTGGTGGGGACAGACGACAGCTGGCTGGGATCAACAACATGCTTCAGCAATCCCTGACGCTGCCTGAAGCGAGCAGAAACAGCGGCATGCGGGCTCAGCCACGACCGCTGTTGGGCAATTCGGACGCCCAGGTGCTCACGGGCGGCTCGGCAGCTTCCACCCCGGGAGTGGACCGTCAAGATGTCCTTTGGTCAGGGTCGAATGGCGCCGAGAATCAACTGAGGCGCGACTACCGCGGCGACCGGCCTGATCGGTCGAGTCGGTCCTCTCGACGCGGCAGTCGTGAGCGCGAACGAGACGCCAGCCCGCGTCCCGGCTGGGATGGCGAGATCAAGGATCAAGGAGAATATCGCGACAGGCGGTCGACAGGCGGCGTAGAGGCCGGCAACAACGAACGCGAGTTGCGCAGACCGGGCCGGGATGGCAGTGGACGCGACTTGATGGGCTTCCCCCCCACGGACGGAAGAGACCTGATGGCGGGGAGGGAAGGAGGACACCGCGGAGAGCCGAGAGTTGGGGTGAGCCGAGCGGAAGATTGGGTTGGAGGTAACGCTGGCGGTGGCGGATATCGAGGCGTTGGACGTGGAGGTCCgagagacggagacggccgGCCCCCCGAGGAGCGACATGAAGTCCGGGATGATCGAGGCCGGAAGAGGCGCAGCGTGGATGGTGTCGGCCATCTGACGAGCGAGCGCGagaagcggccgaggcgctaG